AGCAAAATTCCCACTTCGCTTCGGGGTCAACCATATCCTTTTCTTCAATTAGGGCTTCATCACCACCAGAATCAAATGAAGCGAGAACACCACAGTTTTCTTGATGTCTATTATTAGCAAACATTTCGGCCCACGACCCCTTCTTTATCCCATTCATGAAGCCTTCCTTTTTCCCTCTTGATGTGGCATTTTGACAAACACCTAGAGCATTTGCACCCTTCGCCTTCTTTGGATCCACAATAGAAGTCCCCTTTACAGCATTAAGACAAGTACCTACTGCACTGGAGTTAAGAGACTCAAATGTGCCATTGTTTCCTTCAGAAAATCCCAGAGGAAATTTGTTGAGCACTTGGAGTGCACATTGTGTTCGCAGCATCTCCAACTGGTCTATGCGGCCCTTCATACCCTCTCATGTCCATTGGGTCCTTTGAATTTTTATTGAGTGGGCAAGCAGCAGAAGCCAAACCTGAGGTCGGGACAAACACATCCTTGGGGGCAGATGTTCGAACAATAGGAACCCAAATAGCATCATCCTTCTTTAAACCTAACTTAGTAGTGGCATTTTCTAGATCTTCTGTGACATTTCTTCGAACACCTAGTGCACGAGCATCAGAAGTGCAAGCTTTTGTCCCTCTTGAAGCATCAAGAGCTCCATCAGATCCAACCATCTTAGCTGGTTGACCACTGTCAGATTCACTTCCAGAATCACAATCCAAGTCGCACACACCATCAGAAGATTTTCCATTTACCTTTTCCTTCTCAATTCCTTCATTCAATCCGTGAATCGTGATTGCATACAACCTGCAAAACTCAGTCATAATCtcaaaataatttcttttaatCCATTCATCGCAGTTGCCACCTTTAATTTCAATGAATGTCAAGGCATCTTCATCTGCTCCAACAAAGCATCCAAAGCCGCATCCAGATCTGGTTTCTTTGAACGCTGAACAGACTCACCATCAAAATAAGATCTATCTTCATTTCCAGAAGTCGATTCTTCATAGCAAGAAGAAAACACTTTTGCAATCTCAACAAATTTGTCATCACCATCTGAATCTTCAGACGAGGAGGATTTTTCCTTTAGTGGTGAAAAATGATTTGTAGCTGGAGCGAGCCTCGCAACCTCCGAACGTAACTGTAGAAGGTTCTTACCAGCCCACAAAGATCGATTTCCACAATTTGTTTCAATGAAATCAGAGCAAATTTACGTTCATTATTCAGTTGAACAACATTAACGGCCCTGGAGGTTGATTTACGCCCCATAGTCTAACAAATCAAGCAATCCAAGAGCCGAGCCCCAAGCACTCACACCATGCGCCTTGTAGAGAGAAGGGAagcttctctctctaacatgACTTGACATAGAGCTCTAGTTCATAGAGCTCTacttgcgttcctttcttggccttactagatattgcAGGAAGTTCATTGAGAGGTATTCGCGGaaaatgactccaatgacaggactactggttGTTGGCCGCACACATGGGATGCGGTGGTTGATTATATCAAAACTtatctcacttgccaacaagacaagggggagtaGAAGAAATATGGTACTTTCATAGCCACACCATGGTACTGTTTGGAAAAGGAAACGACACAATTATTctttgtgactgttgtgaaacattggggtgttccccaagttattatttatgaccgagacttaatgttcactgatAACTTCTTTACAGAATCTTTCAGGATATCCAGGTCACATATTAACATCTCTTCAAGTTATCACCGACAAACAAatggacagatgaagagattcagggagctgctagatgagtacttcaCCACTTTTTCAACGACAACTAGAAGAATGggatgcaactacttgatgtgactccattctgtggcaatgcccaaaggagctcaataACCAACAAGAGctcttttgagcttgttacaggccaacaGCCActattacctcacacagtgggtgagTCATACAGACCAAAGAGTCCTAGGGCATACATCTTCACTAAAGAATGGAGACAGGATGTAGAGTTTTCCTGAGCCTATCTAGAGAAAACTtctaagaaaatgaagaattgagCAAATCAGGGGAGAAGATCGTAGTTTCATGTCTGCTGCCTCAAGCTGTTTAACGCCGACACCGATGGTCAGAATAGAAGTCTAAgagagcagagttgaagacaatGCAACTTGACAGACGTgtagttgaagagatccttgtagaTAGAAAATTTATTTCCTCAAGCAAGAAGTGGAAGAATTttctagtgaagtggaaatgccttgatgacaaagaaatcagttgGATTTCTACGGAAGATATGAGGTTGTTCGTGGACAAAGCTAAAGTGTACCTAAcaccaaagtctacgaggacgtcaacAACGTAAGTGTGGGAgaatgtcatgagctaagcttgtttagggcattatgcttgcctgtgactgcttgtctcgtgtgcttgggatgggtttccatcatgtaaacactagtgtagggttattttctactagtagtctctttgtatgccaaatatggtaatatgactccttggtcactttaatgtttcctagtgttagagTGAGAATGACctaaaaacctctttaggagagggtgagtgttcattagtcactgtaaaactcactagcaattgtcaaagTGTTTAACCTACTTGCCTTCCTCACTAAACACACGATGTCAACGAAGGtcttgttaatgaattacatttgcttcaatgtttactacatGCTTatcacgactttcatgaattgattactgtttctgctgctatttgaataaatattaatgaaagtgtttcgtggatgaatattggtaaacgataggttggctagttaaacaagagtgctttagctagcgccacacagcccctttcacaacggtgtgaaaatagtcagaccaTGACACCATGGTAGGACTTATCATAAGTGTTTTGGGCTTTGATTTCTCTAGGGAGATCGAATGATTCTTCCGATGACTGGAAGACTTGTTGGTGCAGCTCTGGAGAGACTGTGTTGTTGGAGAGTGCCACAAAACAGTCATATTCTTCCAGTGCATGCCTAACTTCATTGCATGCAAAGAGCCAAGCAGGTGTGCCAGGCTTCCAATCTTCCTTTGAGAAATATATGACTAGAATCTTGGGTTGTGTTTGGATTCCCATGGTCTTAATGTTATTTAttaggttctctctctctctctctctctcttttatatttaacCTCACGTAGAAAGTATGAAGAGTACTTCTAGTGGGAGTGTTCATGCTTTTTATAGGGTTCTACAATGGTTGAATCTCTATCTGATTTCGTGTGCGGGTTCAAGAAtcttaaaatatttctaaaaattttacGTGTGCATAGAGGTTGAAGATTCTTTTTTGCCGATGATGAAACTTTAGCTATAGAAAATATGATTATTAAACTGGTTTTTAACAATATTCTAGAGCCAAACTAAATACTACATAAAAAGTAAAACACACTATTAATTGCAATCAAAAATTAAGTAAgtactagattattatcagtgtgtggctgaCATGAGTTTTacaatataaaaatacatttaataaatTTTACCTTAATAAAACTACATTTGTAAATATTTAACTTAAATAATTTAACTCTTAAACCCGCATTTATAAAACAGTGGACCACATATAAACAAATATACGTAATTTCCTTCAAATCACAATTTAAGCCTATCATATtatcataatcacataaatacacaaatatgtataaaGAACTCCTTTTTGGCCATATTATGTTTAACCaccatgaccgggttgtgcagtctaaaaactggacttaactgatTGGCCAccaaccaaccaaactaaatcaaaagTTTTTGTCTATAAGATTAGTTTGTCTGTCATATTGTCTTACTCATTCTCATACTCAGGTCAAACTTACTATCCACCCCCAACACTTCCACAACAATGTAGCCGCACTAATATTCATATGTAACTACGGcaatcagggttcttaaaacataaaacacaatttatgcaattaaaccaTATAATAATTTGAACATTTCCCCAACATCAAATTTATAGTcaaattgcataaatattttcaataaatcacataataagcataacatcgcaaaaatcccaaatttgctcaattatgcaaaaatataaaactaaCTCATGTCATAGGATTTgtctaataattataattttaataaacTACCATAGAAAATGTATAATAATCCACCTATTTAATTCAATACCAATATAATTAGAAAActcgatataatcaaatccccacAGTATAATTTAGCCCAaacatatggaaataattgaattcacataatcaatttaaatcaagaatttattttgaaataaattctGACATAATCTAGTCCACTTACCCCTAGTCCTGAAGTAGTGCCTACGGTGTGCAGATAATAAAATTTCTCTTGTTAAATTGTTAAAGAGCGGAGTTGGGACTCGGGAATGATGTATGTTCTTCAAATTCAcgaagaaaaacaagaaaaattgagagagagagagagagagagagagagagagagagagagagagagagagagagagagagagagagatagtgaaGTCGTGAGGGGGTTCCTGTTGAATCAAGATGTTAGAAGCATCCcaattccttatatatatatatacacacatattatattataatattataatattatattatattcatatattatcatattatattatattaattaacaattattattaatttattaattcattaatttttatttttatttatttatttacttttattattttttttaggattactacactaatcttgtataaatatttttggcaTCGTTACATTGCATGATTTGAATATTAgatttctgatgcatgtgtgttCAATAGGAAAGATTTTACTGGTTGgataaaaattgtttaattaatatCCAGCAAAATTAACTTAAAGAGTTAAACTGGTTGCTTATACTGTTTAACGTTTAATGAATTCTCACAATTGGTATCATTATATAAGTGGTTAATAGCATTTAAGCTTGTTTTCAAATGAAAATGGGGAGcttcaaaattaaaattctatCTTTTTATGCTCATCTATATTCTTTGGCttagattataaaaataaaaaaataaaaataaaaataaaaaacttatcGTGGCATATATGTTTAAGCATAATGATTTTGGCTCATAGTAATCTTAGGAGGAACTGTTGTTCCaagttttgccatatgatcttactTTAAAATTTCTAATATTTATGATCAATATGGTTGTTTTTTCTAGCTAAATTTTGAAGTTTTGTTGTTAAATGATTACCTAGAAAAATTCAAAGCTTGCTTGACCTTTgtggtataataataataataataataataataataataattattattattattattattattattattattattattattattattattattatagcaAGCATTCCCTAGTACTTATTGATAATATCataaagggattttttttttcaaaatgaaatttttatggcaagaaatgatCTTTTAGAAGATAAAATCTTATCTCTTGCCTAAAGACATTCATGACATGTGCTTTtgtaattttctaaaattctatTTTTGTCatgaaattcataaatactcAAGGGCTCTAATGTTTAAATgctcttctttaaaaaaaaataaaaaagaaaaaaaaataaaaagggaaaagtgtagcccttttgttgatgacaaaagggagaGAATATTTATGAG
This window of the Malania oleifera isolate guangnan ecotype guangnan chromosome 6, ASM2987363v1, whole genome shotgun sequence genome carries:
- the LOC131158493 gene encoding probable inactive 2-oxoglutarate-dependent dioxygenase AOP2 yields the protein MGIQTQPKILVIYFSKEDWKPGTPAWLFACNEVRHALEEYDCFVALSNNTVSPELHQQVFQSSEESFDLPREIKAQNTYDKSYHGVMLRSEVARLAPATNHFSPLKEKSSSSEDSDGDDKFVEIAKVFSSCYEESTSGNEDRSYFDGESVQRSKKPDLDAALDALLEQMKMP